GTACGAATATGTGTGATGGCGGGCTCTGATACTTTTACATAGATATCGTTGTTTGGGACTCGCATCCCCTCACTCTTGGTGCAACACCTAAACAACTTTATATCGATGGAATCGCCCAGCTTTCAGACCCGGTCGTGGTTTCCAAACCGAGCACGTTCCAACGCATCCCGGCTACTCCCAACTGGGGCAAAGCGCCTCAAGAAGCGGTCGAGTATGATGGACTTCCACCACTTCAGTCCAACTCTGGAAAAGACCAATCCCAGGCTGTTGTGTTTACTCGTGTAAAGGACGTTTGGACTAGCTCCTCGGGAGAACTTCAGCTTCAATCGCTTCCGGCTGATAGTGTCGTAGTTGTTTCCAGCGGACGAATCACTTGTGTTGGCTCAGCCTCTCGCTGCTCTTCGTCTCTCTCAAACACCAAAGTGGTGGACCTCGCCCATGGCTCCTTATCTCCTGGCTTGATTTCTTTTGGGGCTCCTCTGGGACTGGAAGAGATTTCGGCTGAGAGCTCGACTAACGATGGAACTGTGCCGGACCCATTCGATGAGAATGGAGTTCCAAAGGTTGCAGGTGGCGATGATTTGGTCGTAAGGGCTATCGATGGGTTGTCGTTTGCAGGACGAGATACTTTGTCAGTTTTTTTGGCCTTTCATAAATGACTTGCATCGCTAATACTGGTAAACTTAGGTTGGCCCACCGCGGGTGTCActacggccgtaagcgcgcCAGTCTCGTCAGGTTTGTTCTCTGGCGCGAGTGTCGCCTTCCGGACCGGAGCATCGCACAAGCTCGAGGATGGCGCTATTGTCAATGTGGGTAACTCTTCCTCGGATGTACTAAAATCGCGTCACTAAGCAATTCGACTCCAGTCTGCGCCAGCCTTGCATTTGACTGTAGGACACGGCTCCAGCGTCAGCGTATCTACCCAAATTGCAACACTCCGTCGGCTTTTATTGAAGAATCTTGCCAAAAAAGGCAAACACGATCTGGTAGCCAAAGCCCTTGGCGTGAGTTTTGTTTCATGCGTCTCTTTTCTTGTCTCACACAGTATGTTTACAGGGACAAGTTCCGCTTGTAATCAAAGTTCACAAGGCCGATGACATGGCAACTCTGCTTGAACTCAAGTCCGAAATCGAAGACCTTACATCCGTGCCGCTTCGTCTGACGTTCGCAGGCGCTACCGAAGCTCATCTCATTGCAAAGGAGATTGCAGAGGCCGGTGTAGGTGTGATTGTCATCCCAAGCAGGAGCTTCCCGAGCAACTGGGACCAAGCAAGAGTGTAAGCTGCTAACTTGTGTTGATCACAGAGATCCTGACGAACGGACCAAAGTTTACCTGGTCCGCCCTTGAGCCGAGACTCGCTGATCACCAAATTGCTTAAAGCGAATGTAACTGTGGGCCTTGGCGTCGTAGAGGCCTGGGAAGCCAGAAACACACGGTTTGATATTGGCTGGGTATGTGTCTAGCATTAATTCGGTTGGACTTGGTTGATGATCCGAAATTTCAATAGGCCGCGCTGGAGTCTGACGGTGATATCAACAAACAGGACGCACTTGCTCTCGGAACCACCAATCTACAAAAGTAAGCCTCCAGCATTTGGTATTAGGTTCGTAATTAACGGTGGGGGAACAGACTATTGGGCCTCGAGGGGAGCGAGCTGCTGGGAGATCTTATTGCTTACCACGGTGGAGACTGCTTTGACTTAGCGAGTCGGCCGGTTGCAGTCGTTTCCGCTGCCCGG
The window above is part of the Rhizoctonia solani chromosome 7, complete sequence genome. Proteins encoded here:
- a CDS encoding carbohydrate esterase family 9 protein, whose amino-acid sequence is MPVAQSQTWSPESFWSRAESERWEPGTPPTLIQNATIWTGGDNGDEVVLGDILLDKGIIKAVGEYPLGLDAVGNKLVVKNVQGAWVSPGDHLGVDSVPELRGAADTNSLKAPTMPYLRSLDGFNTHDTAFALSRSGGVATALILLVVRTTLVVRPLSLKFARRVMADQAPWYLSPPRHHINGTRGEADGVRWRHIKHGYNSAREVKQQQDAFCAAPMLELASHTELRLVEGKFPEDLQFEALVDVLRGRVKVTFIAQAVDFDGILTNEFKFPSRPSITHTKHTLFPIFLRVRGEMSLPLSHCLPPMHDTIRGLPWLGIRTQNVPDILKSAWGDVPPAVALFATNARYKYEAYRGSEFAPKILHDNGFRVVMKSDHPVLNSRYLLYEAAQAHYGLPAGPALSSVITTPAEVAGFGHRLGRVQNGYDADIVVWDSHPLTLGATPKQLYIDGIAQLSDPVVVSKPSTFQRIPATPNWGKAPQEAVEYDGLPPLQSNSGKDQSQAVVFTRVKDVWTSSSGELQLQSLPADSVVVVSSGRITCVGSASRCSSSLSNTKVVDLAHGSLSPGLISFGAPLGLEEISAESSTNDGTVPDPFDENGVPKVAGGDDLVDEILCWPTAGVTTAVSAPVSSGLFSGASVAFRTGASHKLEDGAIVNSAPALHLTVGHGSSVSVSTQIATLRRLLLKNLAKKGKHDLVAKALGGQVPLVIKVHKADDMATLLELKSEIEDLTSVPLRLTFAGATEAHLIAKEIAEAGVGVIVIPSRSFPSNWDQARVLPGPPLSRDSLITKLLKANVTVGLGVVEAWEARNTRFDIGWAALESDGDINKQDALALGTTNLQKLLGLEGSELLGDLIAYHGGDCFDLASRPVAVVSAARGTVDLF